A section of the Terriglobales bacterium genome encodes:
- a CDS encoding SpoIIE family protein phosphatase: MESSAVATEKAKLERQDVLDSLAGVVASFSTYPNDEILQRIPEFLVSEFQGERAELWLWDETSNSSYLVHSAGKPAERRLDSVPSGEGALGKVAESRKSIENISLSSFSAEDQEFARKNHFKYISCYPLLSGGKTLLGTLAVYTETSASPTLLSLWRTYSEMCNIKVPDVFAAQQQQKRITQLSLLFEATRLLNSTLDLAELLELILKIARQEVKADRGSVFLVDAKQKELWSIVAFGLDHQEIRMPWGKGIAGHVAETAETVNVEDAYQHPFFESSFDHRFQYRTRSLLGMPIRHYTGEVVGVIQLLNKTTGNRFTEEDEDFLSKLSGHMAMALENARLHRESLEKQRMEKELALARGIQRSLLPDQPPVIPGFELAVANEPCFECGGDYYDFLHLGPQSLLLVVADVEGKGVSSALVMSNLQATLRALVMHLHSLEVLALSLNEMIYNDTKSEKYLSCFLGLVDTRRNGLHYINAGHVPPILVDGATGTYSLLEEGGTVIGLFPKTDYTRGVAQLKAGDILVCCTDGILEACDEHDEEFGSEKLAAAVLKHGDKTAQGIIEAVLAEVNQWCHGIQADDKVLMVMKVNSDGTITRSDSNLPKPELT, encoded by the coding sequence GTGGAATCCTCTGCCGTGGCGACTGAAAAGGCCAAATTAGAGCGTCAGGACGTTCTCGATTCTCTGGCCGGAGTCGTCGCATCGTTCTCAACCTATCCAAACGACGAAATTCTTCAACGGATTCCAGAGTTTCTGGTCTCGGAGTTTCAAGGCGAGCGCGCCGAATTGTGGCTCTGGGACGAGACCTCGAATTCTTCCTATCTGGTCCATTCCGCCGGGAAGCCGGCTGAGCGACGGCTCGACTCCGTTCCTTCCGGGGAAGGTGCGCTAGGCAAAGTGGCTGAGAGCCGCAAATCGATCGAGAACATTTCTCTCTCCTCCTTCAGCGCTGAGGATCAAGAATTCGCGCGCAAGAATCACTTTAAGTACATCTCCTGCTACCCCCTGCTCTCCGGGGGCAAGACTTTGCTGGGTACGCTTGCCGTTTATACCGAGACAAGCGCGTCTCCGACTTTACTCTCGCTCTGGCGGACGTATTCGGAGATGTGCAACATCAAAGTCCCCGACGTATTCGCGGCGCAGCAACAGCAAAAGCGGATCACGCAACTCTCACTGCTATTTGAAGCGACGCGCTTGCTCAACTCCACGCTTGATCTCGCCGAACTGCTCGAGCTGATTCTCAAGATCGCGCGCCAGGAGGTGAAGGCCGATCGTGGCAGCGTGTTCCTGGTTGACGCCAAGCAGAAGGAGCTGTGGTCGATTGTGGCCTTCGGCCTCGATCATCAGGAAATTCGCATGCCCTGGGGAAAGGGGATTGCGGGGCATGTCGCCGAGACGGCAGAGACTGTGAACGTCGAAGACGCATACCAGCATCCGTTCTTCGAGTCGAGTTTTGACCACCGTTTTCAGTACCGCACTCGTTCGCTTCTTGGCATGCCGATCCGGCACTACACGGGTGAAGTTGTTGGCGTCATCCAGCTCCTTAACAAAACTACCGGCAACCGTTTCACCGAAGAAGACGAGGATTTTCTCTCCAAGCTCTCCGGCCACATGGCCATGGCGCTGGAGAACGCACGCTTGCACCGCGAGTCGCTGGAAAAACAGCGCATGGAAAAAGAGTTGGCGCTGGCCCGCGGCATTCAACGCAGCCTTCTACCCGACCAGCCTCCGGTGATTCCCGGCTTTGAATTAGCGGTCGCGAACGAACCATGCTTTGAGTGCGGCGGAGATTATTACGACTTCCTTCACCTCGGTCCTCAATCGCTGTTGCTGGTAGTTGCCGATGTCGAGGGCAAGGGCGTTTCGTCGGCTCTGGTGATGTCGAACCTGCAAGCGACGCTGCGCGCGCTGGTGATGCACCTCCATTCCCTTGAGGTGCTGGCGCTGTCGTTGAACGAGATGATCTACAACGACACGAAATCGGAAAAGTATCTGAGCTGCTTCCTCGGCCTGGTGGACACGCGCCGCAATGGGTTGCACTACATCAACGCCGGCCACGTTCCTCCCATCCTTGTGGATGGAGCTACAGGAACCTACTCCCTGCTGGAAGAAGGCGGCACTGTAATCGGGCTGTTTCCAAAAACGGACTATACACGTGGTGTGGCACAGCTAAAGGCCGGTGACATTCTCGTCTGCTGTACCGACGGTATTCTGGAAGCGTGCGATGAGCACGATGAGGAGTTTGGTTCCGAAAAGCTGGCAGCGGCCGTACTAAAACATGGCGACAAGACTGCACAAGGAATCATCGAGGCCGTGCTCGCAGAGGTGAATCAATGGTGTCACGGCATCCAGGCCGACGATAAGGTTTTGATGGTCATGAAAGTTAACAGCGATGGGACCATCACGCGTAGCGACAGCAATCTTCCCAAACCGGAACTGACGTAG
- a CDS encoding queuosine precursor transporter, producing the protein MSQALLQRLTHKHQSLRNFRHYDILVHIFVVVLLISNLVGSKICAIGPFRISGAQLLFPITYIFGDVFTEVYGYSGSRRAIWIGFFASGLMALMGFVTVHIPPAPDWPNQHAFEVVFNFVPRMVAASLVAFWCGEFANSYTLARMKLLTEGRWLWTRTVGSTVVGQAVDTTIVMFLAFAGTVSAKSILILIGSGYLGKVLYEVLATPLTYLVVNFLKRSEGVDVYDTHTNFSPFGKEKPGETDVAMISATSQEAAVAGK; encoded by the coding sequence ATGTCTCAGGCTCTTCTCCAGCGCCTCACGCACAAGCATCAGAGTCTTCGCAACTTTCGTCATTACGACATTCTGGTGCACATCTTCGTGGTGGTGCTACTGATCTCGAATCTGGTTGGATCGAAGATTTGTGCCATCGGACCTTTTCGGATTTCAGGCGCGCAACTTCTCTTCCCCATCACCTACATTTTCGGCGACGTTTTCACTGAGGTCTACGGCTACTCCGGTTCGCGGCGTGCGATCTGGATTGGCTTCTTTGCCTCAGGTCTGATGGCCCTCATGGGCTTCGTGACAGTTCACATACCTCCGGCGCCGGATTGGCCGAATCAGCACGCGTTCGAGGTTGTATTCAACTTTGTGCCGCGCATGGTGGCAGCCAGCCTGGTTGCATTCTGGTGCGGTGAGTTCGCCAACTCTTACACGTTGGCACGGATGAAGCTGCTGACGGAGGGGCGTTGGCTCTGGACGCGAACGGTTGGATCTACTGTTGTGGGTCAGGCCGTAGACACGACGATCGTTATGTTTCTCGCGTTCGCCGGCACAGTAAGTGCAAAGTCGATTCTGATCCTGATTGGGTCGGGATACTTGGGCAAGGTATTGTATGAAGTGCTGGCTACGCCGCTCACGTACTTGGTTGTGAATTTCCTGAAGCGCAGTGAGGGTGTGGATGTGTACGACACTCACACGAACTTCAGCCCCTTTGGGAAGGAAAAGCCGGGCGAAACGGATGTTGCAATGATTTCAGCGACCTCTCAAGAAGCTGCCGTCGCTGGGAAATGA
- the bcp gene encoding thioredoxin-dependent thiol peroxidase yields MEIGDKVPDISVPNENGDPVSLKDFRGRPVILFFFPKADTPGUTIEACGFRDQFEKLQRAGAVVLGISKDSPKALKKFKDKYSLPYSMLGDEEKKLCEAFGVLKEKNMYGRTSIGIERTSFLIDKQGRVAKIFPKVKPEGHAEEVLAAIKEQKS; encoded by the coding sequence ATGGAAATTGGCGACAAGGTACCCGACATCAGTGTCCCTAACGAGAATGGCGATCCGGTGAGTCTGAAGGATTTTCGCGGAAGACCGGTCATTCTCTTCTTTTTTCCGAAAGCCGATACCCCGGGCTGAACCATCGAGGCCTGCGGCTTTCGCGATCAATTCGAGAAGCTGCAACGTGCCGGCGCGGTCGTGCTGGGCATATCCAAAGACTCACCTAAAGCTCTGAAGAAGTTCAAAGACAAATATAGCCTCCCTTACTCGATGTTGGGCGATGAAGAGAAAAAGCTCTGCGAAGCCTTCGGAGTGCTCAAAGAAAAAAACATGTACGGCAGGACGTCGATCGGAATCGAACGCACGTCGTTTCTGATTGATAAGCAGGGCCGAGTGGCAAAGATATTTCCCAAGGTCAAACCCGAGGGTCACGCTGAAGAAGTGCTAGCGGCAATCAAGGAACAGAAGTCATAG
- the rpe gene encoding ribulose-phosphate 3-epimerase encodes MVELAPSILSADFAHLADNVLASIKGGATIVHLDVMDGHFVPNITIGPPIVKWLRPVTDAVFDVHLMIENADRFIPDFAEAGANWISVHQEACVHLNRTLELIRHHGCKPGVVINPATPVEMLSEVLDMVNVVLVMSVNPGFGGQKFIPGALHKIARLAKIRRERGLNFRIEVDGGVGLDTVADVVRAGAELLVAGSAVFNGHDIAANARNLLRAAQAAVPEKKQPEVVRA; translated from the coding sequence CTGGTCGAACTCGCACCTTCGATTCTTTCTGCGGATTTTGCCCACCTGGCCGATAACGTCTTGGCCTCGATCAAGGGTGGCGCAACCATCGTTCATCTTGATGTAATGGATGGGCATTTTGTGCCGAACATCACCATCGGTCCGCCGATTGTGAAGTGGCTGCGGCCGGTGACCGATGCCGTCTTTGATGTGCACCTGATGATCGAGAATGCCGATCGCTTTATTCCAGATTTTGCCGAAGCTGGGGCTAACTGGATCTCTGTGCATCAGGAGGCATGTGTCCACTTAAACCGGACACTGGAATTGATCCGCCATCATGGTTGCAAGCCGGGTGTCGTCATTAACCCGGCAACTCCAGTGGAAATGCTGTCTGAAGTGCTCGACATGGTGAATGTTGTCCTTGTGATGTCGGTAAATCCCGGATTCGGTGGACAAAAGTTCATCCCCGGCGCGTTGCACAAGATTGCACGACTCGCCAAGATTCGCCGGGAGCGCGGTTTGAATTTTCGCATTGAAGTCGACGGCGGCGTAGGTCTAGACACCGTCGCTGATGTTGTGAGGGCTGGCGCGGAACTGTTGGTTGCCGGTAGCGCCGTTTTTAACGGGCACGATATCGCAGCGAATGCGCGGAACCTGTTGAGGGCAGCACAAGCTGCGGTGCCGGAAAAGAAACAACCTGAGGTCGTGAGGGCCTAA
- the bamD gene encoding outer membrane protein assembly factor BamD, with protein MIYRFTKLVVALSIALMVAGCHHNKVANPIANVDSKQPDKVLFDRAMEAMKKGKYDVARITLQTLINTYPDSEFIARAKLAVGDSWYAEGTTAAYQQAEVEYKDFQTFFPNLPEAAEAQLKVANMHYKQMEKPDRDYTHAMRAEDEYRAMIQQYPDHKLIPEAKQRLREVQEVLAERQYRIGRFYYLRESYPAAVARLKSLADTYPLYSQADDVLMMLGRSYEAEAGLLRTSKLDEQRKVKMIKQYDGDAGKVYARIIERYPTSDHAGDAQARLKDLGLPVPTPTPEAIAQYKAEEQSRSEMGRFGKMMSTFHKAPDNLARAAKVGEPPLVDPAPTNAPQLIREAQNMALGVPDGGGGTVSVEKTTNPDARKSDPIPRSEAAPNSSPESAAPPTPAAASSNAAGSDTGIGELTPNAAPAAQSGNAPSAASAGGTASAASDASSGTGSAPPAAPAQVNEIEKGSSTDAANASSANSTNDQGSSSSKKKKKTGLKKIVPF; from the coding sequence ATGATTTATCGCTTCACAAAACTCGTCGTCGCTCTGAGCATCGCGCTGATGGTGGCTGGCTGCCATCACAACAAGGTCGCCAATCCAATCGCCAATGTGGATTCCAAGCAGCCGGACAAAGTTTTGTTCGACCGCGCCATGGAGGCGATGAAAAAGGGTAAGTACGACGTCGCCCGCATTACCCTGCAGACTCTGATCAACACCTATCCCGATTCGGAATTTATCGCGCGAGCCAAGCTGGCAGTCGGCGATTCGTGGTACGCCGAGGGAACAACCGCTGCGTATCAGCAGGCGGAAGTCGAGTACAAGGATTTTCAAACCTTCTTTCCCAATCTGCCTGAGGCCGCTGAGGCGCAGCTGAAAGTCGCCAACATGCACTACAAGCAGATGGAGAAACCGGATCGCGATTACACGCACGCCATGCGCGCCGAAGACGAGTACCGCGCGATGATCCAGCAGTACCCCGATCACAAGCTGATTCCAGAAGCTAAGCAGCGCTTGCGTGAAGTTCAGGAAGTGCTTGCGGAGCGTCAGTACCGCATTGGACGCTTTTATTATCTGCGCGAGTCATATCCGGCGGCAGTTGCGCGCTTGAAGAGTCTTGCCGATACCTATCCGCTGTACAGCCAGGCAGATGACGTCCTCATGATGCTGGGCCGCTCTTATGAAGCCGAAGCGGGACTGCTGAGAACTAGCAAGCTGGACGAACAACGCAAAGTGAAGATGATCAAGCAATATGACGGGGATGCCGGCAAGGTATACGCACGGATTATCGAGCGTTACCCAACCAGCGACCACGCCGGGGACGCACAGGCGCGCTTGAAGGACTTGGGACTGCCTGTGCCCACTCCCACTCCCGAAGCCATTGCACAATACAAAGCCGAAGAGCAGAGCCGTTCTGAAATGGGACGTTTCGGCAAGATGATGTCGACCTTCCACAAGGCGCCAGACAATCTTGCGCGTGCTGCCAAAGTGGGAGAGCCACCGCTTGTCGATCCCGCGCCGACCAACGCACCGCAACTTATTCGTGAAGCCCAGAATATGGCCCTGGGGGTTCCCGATGGTGGCGGTGGAACAGTCAGCGTCGAAAAGACTACGAATCCCGATGCGAGGAAGAGCGATCCGATTCCTCGTTCCGAGGCTGCTCCAAACTCAAGTCCTGAGTCGGCTGCGCCGCCAACGCCTGCCGCGGCATCGAGCAACGCAGCTGGATCCGATACGGGAATTGGCGAACTCACTCCAAACGCCGCACCCGCAGCGCAGAGTGGAAATGCGCCGAGTGCAGCAAGTGCTGGCGGAACTGCCTCTGCAGCTTCGGATGCTTCCAGTGGCACTGGCAGCGCTCCTCCGGCGGCGCCTGCTCAGGTAAACGAAATTGAGAAAGGATCCTCAACCGACGCTGCTAATGCCTCGTCAGCCAATTCGACAAACGACCAGGGCAGCTCTTCCAGCAAGAAGAAAAAGAAGACAGGCCTGAAGAAGATTGTGCCGTTTTGA